The region TGCGGGTGCTGGAGCACGCGTTCGTACGGAACCTGCGCGTGTCGGGCGGCGCGGTGGTCGGCGCGGACCTGCTCACGCCGGACGGCCCGGTGCGGGTGCGGGCGGGGGCGGTGCTGCTCGCCACGGGGGGCTTCGGGCGGCTGTACCCGGTGACGACCGCGCCGCCCGAGGGCACCGGGGACGGGCTGGGGCTGGCGTGGCAGGCGGGCGCGGCGCTGCGCGACCTGGAGTTCGTGCAGTTCCACCCGACCGCCGTGGTCCGCGGCGGCGCGGCGCATCTGGTCACCGAGGCCGCGCGGGGTGAGGGGGGCCGGCTCCTGAACGCGCGCGGCGAGCGTTTCATGGAGCGCTATGACCCGGCGCTGGAACTCGCGCCGCGGGACGTGGTGGCCCGCGCGATCGCCGCGGAGATCGCCGCGACGGGCCGCGTGGATCTGGACCTGCGGCACCTGGGCGCGGCGTTCGTGCGCTCGCGCTTCCCGACGGTGACGGCGTCCCTGGCCCCGCTGGGCCTGGATCTGGGCGCGGACCTGATCCCGGTGCAGCCCGCCGTGCACTACACGATGGGCGGTGTGCAGACGGACGTGCAGGGCCGCTCGACCGTGCCGGGCCTGTACGCGGCGGGCGAGGTGGCGTCCAGTGGCCTGCACGGCGCGAACCGCCTGGCGAGCAACAGCCTGTCGGAGGGACTGGTATTCGGCGCGCGGGCGGCCCGCGCGGCCCTGGCCGCCCTGAAGGCCGTGCCCGCCCGCTCGGAGGACCTGCCCGCGCCGCTGGTGGACCCGGCCTGCCTGCCCACTCTGCGCTCGGTGGTGGCGGGCGCGGCGGGCCTGCGCCGGGACGCGGCGGGCCTGCGCGCGGCGCTGGACGGCTGGTACTGGCCGACCGTGACCGCCGAGTCCCGCGAGAGTCTGGAGGCGGGGCACCTCGCCCTGATCGGGGAGCGGCTGCTGCGCGCGGCCCTGGCCCGCGAGGAATCGCGCGGCGGGCATCACCGCACCGACTTCCCGCGTGAGGCGGCGTCGGCCGCGCACTCGGTGCAGTCGCGGGCGCTGGGGGATGGGGTGGCCCGCGTGCCGGTGGGCGTGCCCGAGGCGCGCGCCGCTGTGCTAGGGTCTTCCGCGTGAATTCCCGCACAATACCCCCCGTGGGGGTCATCCCATGTTGAGTCTGGATGAGC is a window of Deinococcus grandis DNA encoding:
- the nadB gene encoding L-aspartate oxidase — translated: MLETELLVVGGGVAGAYATLTARSYGADVILACKTPLVGGSTRWAQGGIAAPLAEGDEDAHAQDTVKAGRGLCEPEAVQAFVRDARSHVETLRDLGVTFSPHATLEGGHSRARIRHQGDATGHAISVALAEALQAGRSPALRVLEHAFVRNLRVSGGAVVGADLLTPDGPVRVRAGAVLLATGGFGRLYPVTTAPPEGTGDGLGLAWQAGAALRDLEFVQFHPTAVVRGGAAHLVTEAARGEGGRLLNARGERFMERYDPALELAPRDVVARAIAAEIAATGRVDLDLRHLGAAFVRSRFPTVTASLAPLGLDLGADLIPVQPAVHYTMGGVQTDVQGRSTVPGLYAAGEVASSGLHGANRLASNSLSEGLVFGARAARAALAALKAVPARSEDLPAPLVDPACLPTLRSVVAGAAGLRRDAAGLRAALDGWYWPTVTAESRESLEAGHLALIGERLLRAALAREESRGGHHRTDFPREAASAAHSVQSRALGDGVARVPVGVPEARAAVLGSSA